From Hyla sarda isolate aHylSar1 chromosome 5, aHylSar1.hap1, whole genome shotgun sequence, a single genomic window includes:
- the XRCC2 gene encoding DNA repair protein XRCC2, with amino-acid sequence MSDDYRRAESGTQLLARLEGRASLKDLEPLLFASGDCPLQGDIIEFHGPEGSGKTEMFCHLISRCILPASDGGLQVEVVYIDTDYHFDMLRLVTILEHRLSKSDEETVKQCLGRFFLVYCNSSVQLLLTLYSLENMFCSRPSLCLLIVDSLSSFYWIDRNNGGETISRQEFNIRKCIELLDKLTKEYKLVLFASTQTIMQKMYNGNSEALNSEKQTSPALDFKPYLCKLWQHVTTNRVFFSKEQKRESNSSTFSVTSCHLKSKNVIRRSFVIGEAGAKFIS; translated from the exons TTACTTGCAAGACTTGAGGGACGTGCTTCATTGAAAGACCTGGAGCCTTTGCTTTTTGCCAGTGGAGATTGTCCTTTACAAG GCGATATTATTGAATTCCATGGTCCTGAAGGTTCTGGTAAAACAGAAATGTTTTGCCACCTAATTTCCCGGTGCATCTTGCCAGCGTCCGATGGTGGCTTACAAGTGGAGGTGGTCTATATAGACACAGACTATCACTTTGACATGCTCCGTCTGGTCACTATACTTGAACACAGACTATCAAAAAGTGACGAAGAGACTGTGAAGCAATGTCTGGGCAGGTTCTTCTTGGTCTACTGCAATAGTAGTGTCCAGCTGCTTCTCACACTTTACTCCCTAGAGAACATGTTCTGCAGTCGCCCTTCCCTGTGTCTATTAATCGTAGATAGTCTGTCGTCTTTTTACTGGATCGACCGGAATAACGGAGGAGAAACCATTTCTAGACAGGAGTTCAATATAAGGAAATGCATAGAGCTTCTGGATAAATTAACTAAGGAATACAAACTGGTTCTTTTTGCTTCCACACAAACTATAATGCAGAAGATGTACAATGGAAACAGTGAAGCGTTGAATTCGGAAAAACAGACATCTCCTGCTTTAGACTTCAAACCATATCTCTGCAAACTGTGGCAGCATGTCACTACAAACAGAGTATTTTTCTCAAAAGAACAAAAACGAGAGAGTAATAGCTCAACGTTTTCTGTCACATCCTGCCACCTGAAGAGCAAAAATGTCATCAGGCGCTCATTTGTGATTGGTGAAGCTGGAGCAAAGTTTATATCTTAA